Proteins from one Calditrichota bacterium genomic window:
- the mtnA gene encoding S-methyl-5-thioribose-1-phosphate isomerase, with amino-acid sequence MKLEAISFKNNTLSIIDQTLLPQHFKIITLDSLNKSIEAIKKLKVRGAPAIGIIAAYTIYIEAKKLSQKNSLTKRSFNDVCKSVASSRPTAVNLFWAVRQMEITFRKFSPNGNSILISELKKRAISIHKKDKIKCSKIGENGSPLIKNVNNVLTHCNAGMLATGGSGTALSVIYEAHNSNKNLHVYVDETRPLGQGARLTYFELKHNNVECTLLSDNAAGSLFAQKEIEAVIVGADRIAMNGDFANKIGTFPLAVLAKTFNIPFYVAAPITTFDQNAKSKEDIPIEMRSKKEILSFWNIDDELNYNVYNPAFDITESSYVSAFITDIGIIKKPFTTNIKKSLQL; translated from the coding sequence ATGAAACTGGAAGCTATTTCGTTTAAAAATAATACTTTGTCAATAATTGACCAGACTCTTTTACCACAGCACTTTAAAATAATAACTCTGGATAGTTTAAACAAATCCATAGAAGCAATAAAAAAATTAAAAGTTCGTGGGGCGCCGGCAATTGGCATCATTGCTGCATACACAATTTATATCGAAGCCAAGAAATTAAGCCAAAAGAACTCTCTTACTAAACGTTCTTTCAATGATGTATGCAAAAGTGTTGCGTCTTCAAGGCCTACAGCCGTTAATTTATTTTGGGCTGTACGCCAGATGGAAATAACATTTAGAAAATTCAGTCCCAATGGAAATTCGATATTAATATCAGAGCTCAAAAAGCGTGCAATTTCCATACATAAAAAAGACAAAATCAAATGCTCAAAAATTGGGGAAAATGGTTCTCCTTTAATTAAAAATGTGAACAATGTATTAACTCACTGCAATGCAGGAATGCTAGCAACCGGTGGATCAGGAACAGCTTTATCTGTAATTTACGAGGCACATAATAGTAATAAAAACTTACATGTTTATGTTGATGAAACACGGCCTCTTGGCCAAGGAGCGCGCTTAACTTATTTTGAGTTAAAACATAATAATGTTGAATGCACATTATTATCAGATAATGCTGCGGGAAGCCTTTTTGCACAAAAGGAAATCGAAGCTGTTATTGTTGGGGCGGATAGAATTGCAATGAACGGGGATTTTGCCAATAAGATTGGTACTTTTCCTTTAGCGGTTTTAGCAAAAACCTTTAACATCCCTTTTTATGTCGCAGCGCCAATTACTACTTTCGATCAAAATGCCAAAAGTAAAGAAGATATTCCGATTGAAATGCGATCAAAAAAAGAAATTCTTTCATTCTGGAATATTGATGATGAGTTAAATTACAATGTTTATAACCCTGCGTTTGATATCACGGAAAGCTCTTATGTCAGCGCATTTATAACTGATATTGGAATTATAAAAAAACCTTTTACAACAAATATAAAAAAATCACTACAACTTTAA
- a CDS encoding redox-sensing transcriptional repressor Rex, translating into MKKISDSTIRRLSKYYRTLALQIDNGVETISSNEIANINSITSAQVRKDLSFFGTFGKRGLGYNTEQLKDQIANILGLKKQWSVGLVGFGNIGRALLRYAEFKKQGFYIKSIFESDSQKYGQVIDGIEINNIDDACQVVKDQNLEIIIVAAPGKYAQAIVDRFIDCGIKAFLNFAPISLKAPEDVLVKNENMSIELEALSFFLYNK; encoded by the coding sequence ATGAAAAAAATATCAGATTCAACAATTCGCAGATTATCAAAATATTACAGAACTCTAGCGCTCCAGATTGATAATGGTGTGGAAACAATTTCATCAAATGAAATTGCAAATATTAATAGTATTACTTCTGCTCAGGTAAGAAAGGACTTATCTTTTTTTGGTACTTTTGGAAAAAGGGGTTTGGGCTATAATACGGAACAATTAAAAGATCAAATTGCCAATATATTGGGCCTAAAAAAACAATGGAGTGTTGGACTGGTCGGTTTTGGAAATATTGGCCGTGCATTACTGCGCTATGCAGAGTTCAAGAAACAAGGCTTTTATATAAAATCAATATTTGAAAGTGATTCCCAAAAATATGGACAGGTAATTGATGGAATTGAAATCAATAACATTGATGATGCCTGCCAGGTTGTAAAAGACCAAAACTTGGAAATTATAATAGTTGCTGCCCCAGGAAAATATGCTCAGGCAATTGTTGATAGATTTATAGACTGCGGTATAAAGGCATTTTTAAATTTTGCCCCAATTAGCTTAAAAGCTCCGGAAGATGTTCTCGTAAAAAATGAAAATATGTCTATAGAACTGGAAGCGCTCTCATTCTTTTTGTACAACAAATAA
- a CDS encoding tetratricopeptide repeat protein: MKNILKMVVVIFTMMFIMGPGGCRPKDLEGAFVHYGANRYDEALVLAEKVTKEIPTNPEGWFLLGKLYGQKDRIADMVMAFDKSLEIAPTHKADIEIEKQSYFAKKFNSGANLYNKYLGFEDRTSEEAIAKMENSIKSFSDANTIKVDYKAIDLSATGYKLLGRNDDALKSYSMLTETFPDSSKAWLALGKYHYDEKDYTTAVKSFEKSTELDDKNSESLTYLAQSYDFLEMPDKAIPAYKKAIEANDDDAAIPFNLGLLLYKAAVEKGVPLVTKKEKLNMAIEFFTKSIELNPDFISSYQLKGNSELLIEKYADARMTLEEGVNMFPEDGQMWEDLAKSYALLGEKEKANEAYKRADELNK; encoded by the coding sequence ATGAAGAATATATTAAAAATGGTCGTTGTCATTTTTACAATGATGTTTATAATGGGACCTGGTGGATGCCGTCCCAAAGATTTAGAAGGAGCATTTGTTCATTATGGAGCAAATCGCTACGATGAAGCTTTGGTTCTTGCAGAAAAAGTAACAAAAGAAATTCCTACTAATCCAGAAGGCTGGTTTTTGCTTGGAAAGCTTTATGGTCAAAAAGATAGAATTGCGGATATGGTGATGGCCTTTGATAAATCATTGGAAATTGCACCAACTCATAAAGCAGATATTGAGATAGAAAAACAAAGCTACTTTGCCAAGAAGTTTAATAGTGGTGCTAATCTATATAATAAATATTTAGGGTTCGAAGACCGAACAAGCGAAGAGGCAATCGCAAAAATGGAGAACTCCATAAAAAGTTTTTCGGATGCAAACACAATTAAAGTTGATTACAAAGCAATTGATTTAAGCGCTACCGGGTATAAACTCCTTGGCAGAAATGATGATGCTTTGAAAAGCTATTCAATGCTTACAGAAACATTTCCCGATTCTTCAAAGGCTTGGTTAGCTTTAGGCAAATATCACTATGATGAAAAAGATTATACAACAGCTGTTAAAAGTTTTGAAAAGTCAACGGAACTTGATGACAAAAATAGCGAAAGTTTAACTTATCTGGCTCAAAGTTATGACTTTTTAGAAATGCCGGATAAAGCAATTCCAGCATATAAAAAAGCAATCGAAGCAAATGATGATGACGCTGCAATTCCATTCAATTTAGGTTTATTATTGTATAAAGCTGCCGTTGAAAAAGGGGTTCCCTTGGTTACAAAAAAAGAAAAACTAAATATGGCAATAGAGTTTTTTACAAAATCAATTGAGCTTAACCCAGACTTTATAAGCTCGTATCAATTAAAAGGTAACTCAGAATTGTTAATAGAAAAATATGCTGATGCCAGAATGACTCTTGAAGAAGGTGTTAATATGTTCCCTGAAGATGGGCAAATGTGGGAAGATTTAGCAAAAAGTTATGCGCTATTAGGTGAAAAAGAGAAAGCAAATGAAGCTTATAAAAGAGCGGATGAATTAAATAAATGA